The following nucleotide sequence is from Chthonomonas sp..
TTCAGCGATCACCCCACGTAGATTTCCTGATCGTTCCAGCAAGTCTGCAGGTAGTCGATCTGGCCCGCGTGGAGGGTTGCATGCCAGCCAGCTAGCCCCATGACCTGAGTCATAGGCATTGTCCAACCCTGCCCGGAATCGAGTTCGGTCGCAATTTCTTCGGGCTGAAGGGTATCGAGCGCTTCGAGCACCTCAGTCGTACCCTGGCGGAAGACTCGCTCCATCTCTTCGCGGGTGGTTATCGAGGTCTCCTCAGCCTCGCGTTTCGCGAGCCAAGACTCCAGATTGTCGGGTGCGGGGCAACTTCGTTCGCGGATCATTTTGGCGAAGACGCTGGTGTGGATCGCGACGTGAGCGCCGATCCGGAGGGCCGATTTTGAGTTCGCCGTGGGTGTCCAGGTTAGCTTGTCGTCGGGAACGTGCGCGAAGTTCCGAAGAAAGAACTCCATATTCGCCACGGCCTCATGCTTGCAGTGTTCGATGCGATCCATCGCTGCATTATGCCGCTGACTTGAATCCTGTGCGACCACTTCAGGAACTAGTCAATCACAATGCCAACGGAATCGACAATGGAGGCTCGATCCAAGGCGTGGGCAGTCAGTCTCCGCTGCGGAAGAGCACGGGCTAGGACACCCGATGTGAGCGCTTGCTGGATCCAGAGTTTCCTGAATTCAAACGCTTAGTCCAAATGTGTCACTGACGTTTTCTCGATCACGCGATGTTACGATACACTTATTGTGGTACTTGCCCAATCTCGGGCCGGATGCTAATTTGATTTGGGAGAAGGACATGAAAAAGGTTAATCGCACCCTCGCCGTCTGGACGAGCATCGGGCTTGTCGGCTCGGCTTGGGCTGCACCATTCTCGTTGTTTGCTGCCGAAAGTGCTGCTGGTTCTAACGGAAACAACACCGCACTGTACGGCGCAGTTCGCCAATATGGCTTCAGTGGCACCGGCGGTGTCGCGAACTCTGGCCCGGGTCTGCCGGCAACCGCGCTGAACGACCCGGTTGGACTGGCGTTTCGTAACGGCAAGCTCTACATCGGCAATCGACACGGCAACACGCTCGGACTCGGCTCTGTTCAGAGCGCCGACTGGAACGGCACCGTCTTGAGCAATGTGACTACCGTTGCTACCCAAACCCAGTCCTCCGAGCAGGGCTTCCATGGCATTGGCTTCGCGCCGAACGGCGACCTCTTCGCCACGACTGTGAACGACGGCACCATTCGATACCGCAACTCCGGGAGCGGCTACGTCAAGATCGGCAAGACGACCAGCGGCGCGGTCCGCGATGCGTGGATTTCGCCCGACGGTAAGAAGCTGTTCGAGACCACGACCGGAAGTGTTATCCGCGTGACCGACCTGACTGCGGGCGGATTCGGCAGTTTCGCAGACTTCAACGTCGCCGGCGCGAGCGCGATGCACCAGATGGCGTGGGCCAATGGGGCGCTCTTCGTGACCTCATTCAACACAAGCCGTGTGTTTAGGGTGACTCTAGACTCCGGTTTCGTTCCCACAGGTTCCAGCGAAGTGGCCAATGTTGCCGGTGCGATCGGGGTTGCGTTTAGCCCGGATGGCAATGAGATGTTCGTCTCGCGGCATAGCGTTGGTGGCATTTCGCGCCTGAGTTGGAATGGCTCCAGCTGGGCGGACAGCGGCCTCATCCAGACCGGCACGAGCATGGGCTACCTGCAGACTGTGCCCGAGCCCGCATCCATCCTCGCTGTTGGCGCAGGGCTCGCTGTGGCTCTTCGCCGCCGTCGCCCCCGCTGAGCGAAGGCATCGTCCCCGTCTCTCAGATGCGCTGAGAGGCGGGGTTTGGTGGCAGCAATCGCAAGGCAAGGTGCATACTGCCCGCATGATCGTCCTGACTGTATACGGAAGGCTCAACCCAGGTTTGCGTGCCATCGTCATCGCCCTCAGCGAGAGGCACCGCGCCAACTCTCGCAAAGAGCCGGGATGCTTAGCCTTTGATTTCTTCCACAGCCCCGATGACCCGAACCACTTCGTGTTCGTTGAGGAGTGGGAGAGCAAAGCGGCCCTCGACGCGCACTCGGCCGCACCTTCGTTCGCGGAGTTCATGGCGGCCGTGACGCCATGCCTGGCTAGCCCGCTGGACGTCCGCGTCTTTGACGCCGCCCGCCTCGACGGTTGACCTCACGAAGGCTCAAAAATGAGCTATCTCACTGAAGTTCGTCTGATCCGCGACGAAGTCGAATCGTTTGACAAGTACCCGTTCTCGGTTCCCGCGATCCGAAATCTGGACCGGTTACCTCTGCACCCAGCAGTGACCTACTTTGTGGGCGAGAACGGCTCAGGAAAATCCACGTTGCTGGAAGCGATCGCCGTCTGCGCCGGGTTTAACTCCGAGGGCGGTTCAAAGTTCATGAACTTTCGCACCCATAGCGAAAGCTACCCGCTGGCAGATGCCATCAAGCTGCGGCGCGGTGTGTTGCGCGAAAAGGACGGATTCTTCTTGCGTGCCGAGAGTTTCTTTAACGTGGCCTCCTACATGGACGAGATCAGTGATCCAGTCGCGATGTTGAACAACTACGGGGTCGTTTCGCTGCACGGCAAATCGCACGGCGAGACTTTCTTGATGCTAGCCGGTACCAGGTTCAGTGGTGGTGGGCTGTTCCTCCTGGACGAACCGGAATCGGCGCTGTCACCCCAGCGGCAACTGGCATTTCTGCGGATCATCCACAACCTGGTTCAAGATCGTGGAGCACAGTTCCTGATCGCGACCCACGCCCCGATCCTGATGGCTTACCCAAACTCGACCCTGTATCTGCTGCAAGAGAACGGGATCACGGAAAGCAAATGGACGGAGACGGAGCACGTGCAACTGATGCGGGCGTTTCTAGATCGCCCAAGCAGCTTCATCCATCACTTGTTTGAAGCAGAGTAGGGGAGGTGGGCAAACGTGTTCGCCGAGGAGTCGGAGCGCAAAGCGGCGCTCGACGCGCACTCTGCCGCAGGGTCGTTCGCGGCGTTCATGGCAGCCGTGACGCCATGCCTGGCTAGCCCGCCGGATGTTCGCGTCTTTGATGCCACCCGACTCGACGGTTGGCCTCACGACGGCTCACAGATCCAATCTGAGGTTCATGCGGAATTGATCGTGGCGGAATTCGCTTGAGAAATGGAGCGTGGCTACGATGGTGCACTCTCGATTCACGACGACGATGACATCCCTCAGTCGAATATTGGATACGCCTGGGCTGTCATAGTTTCGGGGCACGGACGGGTGCACTTCGTACTCGATCGCGAAGGTCTAACTAAGCTCCTGGCCATAGGCGTCGAGCCGTTCTGCAGGTGTCCCGGCTCGGATGAGTTCCAGGAACTCCACTTGACGCTCCAATCGCGAGGTCCGATCCCATAGCGAGTACAGAAACCACAGCCCCAGTAGCACTACGGCTACGTAAGCGATTTGCCGGAGGGTGACGTCTTCTCTTCGGTGAGTGTTCATCGGTTATGCGCCCTTATTGAACATCTCTTACCCCATCCTACCGAGGTACCTCGCTTGCTGGATT
It contains:
- a CDS encoding DinB family protein; the protein is MDRIEHCKHEAVANMEFFLRNFAHVPDDKLTWTPTANSKSALRIGAHVAIHTSVFAKMIRERSCPAPDNLESWLAKREAEETSITTREEMERVFRQGTTEVLEALDTLQPEEIATELDSGQGWTMPMTQVMGLAGWHATLHAGQIDYLQTCWNDQEIYVG
- a CDS encoding PEP-CTERM sorting domain-containing protein (PEP-CTERM proteins occur, often in large numbers, in the proteomes of bacteria that also encode an exosortase, a predicted intramembrane cysteine proteinase. The presence of a PEP-CTERM domain at a protein's C-terminus predicts cleavage within the sorting domain, followed by covalent anchoring to some some component of the (usually Gram-negative) cell surface. Many PEP-CTERM proteins exhibit an unusual sequence composition that includes large numbers of potential glycosylation sites. Expression of one such protein has been shown restore the ability of a bacterium to form floc, a type of biofilm.), which gives rise to MKKVNRTLAVWTSIGLVGSAWAAPFSLFAAESAAGSNGNNTALYGAVRQYGFSGTGGVANSGPGLPATALNDPVGLAFRNGKLYIGNRHGNTLGLGSVQSADWNGTVLSNVTTVATQTQSSEQGFHGIGFAPNGDLFATTVNDGTIRYRNSGSGYVKIGKTTSGAVRDAWISPDGKKLFETTTGSVIRVTDLTAGGFGSFADFNVAGASAMHQMAWANGALFVTSFNTSRVFRVTLDSGFVPTGSSEVANVAGAIGVAFSPDGNEMFVSRHSVGGISRLSWNGSSWADSGLIQTGTSMGYLQTVPEPASILAVGAGLAVALRRRRPR
- a CDS encoding antibiotic biosynthesis monooxygenase produces the protein MIVLTVYGRLNPGLRAIVIALSERHRANSRKEPGCLAFDFFHSPDDPNHFVFVEEWESKAALDAHSAAPSFAEFMAAVTPCLASPLDVRVFDAARLDG
- a CDS encoding AAA family ATPase, with amino-acid sequence MSYLTEVRLIRDEVESFDKYPFSVPAIRNLDRLPLHPAVTYFVGENGSGKSTLLEAIAVCAGFNSEGGSKFMNFRTHSESYPLADAIKLRRGVLREKDGFFLRAESFFNVASYMDEISDPVAMLNNYGVVSLHGKSHGETFLMLAGTRFSGGGLFLLDEPESALSPQRQLAFLRIIHNLVQDRGAQFLIATHAPILMAYPNSTLYLLQENGITESKWTETEHVQLMRAFLDRPSSFIHHLFEAE